From the Malus domestica chromosome 17, GDT2T_hap1 genome, one window contains:
- the LOC114822751 gene encoding uncharacterized protein: protein MQLPTQLSLIFSHSFSYQTNSQFPNFQALQVQPSKYPASEYPSSPLMKKPGFLAASVAAASATALSATSSSSSFVSDSTMRFSHQEAGSKRNQEKSSASTDKFAPKFDGLRFIETLITAHR, encoded by the exons ATGCAACTGCCCACAcaactttctctcattttctcgcATTCATTTTCCTACCAGACAAACAGTCAGTTTCCCAACTTTCAGGCTCTCCAGGTCCAACCCTCCAAGTATCCAGCTAGCGAATACCCATCTTCTCCACTGATGAAGAAGCCGGGCTTTCTAGCGGCCTCAGTCGCCGCCGCTTCTGCCACTGCTCTCTCCGCCACTTCTTCCTCTTCAAGCTTTGTGTCTGATTCAACCATGCGGTTCTCTCACCAG GAGGCTGGCTCTAAGAGAAATCAAGAAAAATCATCGGCTTCGACGGACAAATTTGCACCCAAGTTCGATGGGCTGAGATTTATTGAAACGCTGATTACTGCTCACAGATAA
- the LOC114822797 gene encoding GPI-anchored protein LLG1-like — MASLSHPVFFLFFFLVLGFASSATFISYDILQAGGSSTGGRALLQAKKNCPVNFENQNYTIITSKCKGPNYPAKSCCDALKDFACPFTEEINDLKNDCASTMFSYINIYGKYPPGLFASQCREGKEGLACPAEAPKSDQKSSRGHISATHSIMLALSASFLVLSFHMF, encoded by the exons ATGGCTTCGTTATCTCATCCcgttttcttcctcttcttcttccttgtatTGGGTTTTGCCTCCTCCGCCACCTTCATCTCTT ATGATATCTTACAGGCTGGTGGATCATCCACGGGGGGACGTGCCCTTCTTCAGGCCAAAAAAA ATTGTCCTGTGAATTTTGAGAACCAGAACTACACAATCATAACAAGCAAGTGCAAAGGACCAAACTACCCAGCAAAGAGCTGCtgtgatgccttgaaggatttTGCCTGTCcttttacagaagaaatcaATGACTTGAAAAATGACTGTGCTTCAACCATGTTCAGCTACATAAACATCTACGGGAAGTATCCTCCCGGTCTGTTTGCATCTCAATGCCGCGAAGGGAAAGAAGGTCTCGCATGTCCCGCTGAGGCCCCGAAATCTGATCAGAAGAGCAGCAGAGGTCACATATCAGCTACTCACTCCATCATGCTAGCACTATCTGCTTCCTTCCTTGTATTATCCTTCCATATGTTCTGA
- the LOC103429851 gene encoding uncharacterized protein, translated as MASPSSALTLKCSPCIAFSTKTLMDSKPTTLHRPFSCSISGSPPREARTSGVHEGAITLQEWKGWGTASPVPAMVTKIVEDLKALEKDIDTQMSFGGSRGKLQGDFKVQEDRKHRKTYQALGDSEKKLQFFSARQIACRLLGSRGYLCQKCWLPSKEDCMCSRVTQCTLWNRMRFWLYMHPKDFLRQNNTGKLLWQVFGTEAATLCLFGISEHEEIMWNALKLAGKSNTWCLYPNKNGVLKSVEDVFGQEPSPYLAGTDTKFDYAKTDEDRTLNFILIDGTWNNSVAIFSRLKDQAASVWGDGDFPCISLATGTSAMHKLRPQPSWDRTCTAGAAIGLLSELQLLPEFSSVGLDKQAEAVEDTLVVLLEALTNRRLRMGRSISRKVRHTIY; from the exons ATGGCGTCGCCTTCAAGTGCTTTAACATTGAAATGTTCTCCCTGTATCGCCTTCTCCACCAAAACCCTTATGGACTCCAAACCCACAACTCTCCACAGACCCTTTTCATGTTCAATTTCTGGGTCGCCCCCACGAGAAGCTCGTACAAGCGGCGTTCATGAAGGCGCTATCACATTGCAGGAATGGAAGGGTTGGGGCACCGCGTCTCCAGTTCCCGCCATGGTTACCAAAATTGTTGAGGATTTGAAGGCTTTGGAGAAAGATATTGATACCCAGATGAGCTTTGGTGGTAGTCGTGGCAAACTTCAG GGAGATTTCAAAGTGCAGGAGGATAGAAAACACCGAAAAACATATCAGGCTTtaggtgattctgaaaaaaagcTCCAATTCTTTTCAGCTCGACAAATAGCATGTCGTTTGCTCGGAAGTAGGGGCTACCTTTGTCAAAAG TGCTGGCTTCCTTCCAAAGAAGATTGTATGTGCTCTAGAGTCACACAATGCACTCTATGGAATAGAATGCGGTTTTGGTTATACATGCATCCCAAG GATTTCTTGCGACAGAACAACACTGGAAAGTTGTTATGGCAGGTATTTGGCACTGAGGCAGCAACTTTGTGCCTCTTTGGCATTTCCGAACATGAAGAAATAATGTGGAATGCATTGAAGCTTGCAg GAAAAAGCAATACTTGGTGCCTGTATCCCAACAAAAATGGAGTGTTAAAATCAGTTGAGGATGTCTTTGGCCAAGAACCGTCACCATATCTGGCAGGAACAGATACTAAG TTTGACTATGCGAAGACAGATGAAGATAGGACTCTGAATTTCATTTTGATTGACGGAACATGGAACAATTCAGTTGCAATATTCAGTCGGCTGAAG GATCAAGCAGCGTCAGTTTGGGGCGATGGAGACTTTCCTTGTATTTCCCTGGCCACTGGTACTTCTGCAATGCACAAACTTCG GCCCCAACCATCATGGGATCGGACCTGTACAGCAGGAGCAGCTATCGGCCTCCTCTCTGAGCTGCAACTTCTTCCAGAGTTCAGCTCCGTTGGATTAGATAAACAGGCTGAAGCTGTAGAGGATACTTTAGTTGTATTATTAGAAGCACTGACAAATAGACGGCTTCGGATGGGCAGGTCCATCAGTCGCAAAGTACGACACACAATATATTAA